A part of Carettochelys insculpta isolate YL-2023 chromosome 1, ASM3395843v1, whole genome shotgun sequence genomic DNA contains:
- the CCKBR gene encoding gastrin/cholecystokinin type B receptor: MSWGERLVVGACCGARGQPALSVRCPDNGQAVGEKSCSCSRSPRRVNSLELEPGASQHGRAAGRISRANSGCQRGQALLGDGARWLGPSCSTASAGAPGTAPGWPCPCPCPQPHLRGPDAWLLRLDRLPGRLAPAPGPATRTPGSCAWTGYPDAWLLRLAPAPGPATRTPGSCAWTGYPDAWLLCLAWAPGRLAPVPGLGARTPGSRAWTGYPDAWLLCLAWLPGCLRDPSQVADPRPRCSLWLRRAPRSHTTAPMGPSLLHPTPSSAGPRSPAPGSGCGPGRAGRGRCSLADPRPGPARGSVGAGGGGERSPRVAAPHRGPGRRPEAPAMGAGAAAALDSRRLNETLQRLLCGAGNGNASGWNRSVCDPLRGPPGLPAPADLTFATRVLLYGLIFLLSVGGNALVVGVLALNRRLRTVTNSFLLSLALSDLLLALCCMPFSLLPSLMGTFVFGTPVCKLMAYLMGVSVSVSTFSLVAIAMERYSAICTPLQARAWQTRSHAARVIAGTWLLALLLMVPYAVYSTTKPLSVQPGLRQCLHRWPSPRFTQAWYILLLLVLFFIPGVVMAVAYGLISRELYRSIRFEMGPKSEAKALSSPLSPALQPSGAEALGAEEDDGCYVPVARPGRALALSALGRGAAGGPQQDRARVNGSQAQLLAKKRVIRMLVVIVAMFFFCWLPLFSANTWRAFAPASAQQALSGAPISFIHLLSYTSACANPLIYCFMNRRFRAACAATCARCCARCPRPRPPPPDGDLPTASASLSRASYATVSSLAP; encoded by the exons ATGTCCTGGGGGGAGCGGCTGGTGGTCGGCGCCTGTTGTGGGGCGCGAGGGCAGCCGGCTCTGAGCGTCAGGTGCCCAGACAATgggcaagcagtgggggagaaaagctgcagctgctcccgCTCCCCCCGCCGGGTAAACAGCCTGGAGCTGGAGCCGGGAGCGAGTCAACACGGCCGCGCCGCCGGCCGGATAAGCAGGGCAAACAGTGGATGCCAGCGCGGCCAGGCACTGCTGGGAGACGGCGCCCGCTGGCTGGGCCCCTCCTGCTCCACTGCCTCTGCGGGGGCACCAGGGACAGCTCCAGgatggccctgcccctgcccctgcccccagccccacctcagggGGCCGGACGCCTGGCTCCTGCGCCTGGACCGGCTACCCGGACGCCTGGCTCCTGCGCCTGGACCGGCTACCCGGACGCCTGGCTCCTGCGCCTGGACCGGCTACCCGGACGCCTGGCTCCTGCGCCTGGCTCCTGCGCCTGGACCGGCTACCCGGACGCCTGGCTCCTGTGCCTGGACCGGCTACCCGGACGCCTGGCTCCTGTGCCTGGCCTGGGCACCCGGACGCCTGGCTCCTGTGCCTGGCCTgggcgcccggacgcctgggtcccgtgCCTGGACCGGCTACCCGGACGCCTGGCTCCtgtgcctggcctggctgcctggctgtCTGAGAGACCCCTCCCAGGTTGCTGATCCTAGGCCCCGCTGCAGCCTGTGG CTCCGCCGGGCCCCTCGCTCCCACACCACAGCTCCAATGGGCCCctcgctcctgcaccccacccccagctccgccgGGCCGCGCTCTCCCGCCCCCGGCTCTGgctgcgggccgggccgggccgggcgggggcgcTGTTCGCTCGCGGATCCGCGGCCGGGGCCGGCGCGGGGCTCAGTCGGGGCGGGCGGCGGAGGCGAGCGGAGCCCGCGCGTGGCTGCCCCGCACCGGGGACCGGGGCGCCGCCCGGAGGCGCCGGCGATGGGCGCGGGCGCAGCCGCAGCGCTGGACTCGCGGCGCCTGAACGAGACGCTGCAGCGGCTGCTGTGCGGGGCCGGCAACGGCAACGCCTCGGGCTGGAACCGGAGCGTCTGTGACCCGCTGCGGGGCCCCCCCGGGCTCCCGGCGCCCGCAG ACCTGACCTTCGCCACGCGGGTGCTGCTCTACGGCCTCATCTTCCTGCTGAGCGTCGGCGGCAACGCGCTGGTGGTGGGCGTCCTGGCGCTGAACCGGCGCCTCCGCACCGTCACCAACTCCTTCCTGCTCTCGCTGGCGCTGAGCGACCTGCTGCTGGCGCTGTGCTGTATGCCCTTCAGCCTGCTgcccagcctcatgggcaccttcGTCTTCGGGACGCCCGTCTGCAAGCTCATGGCCTACCTCATGG GCGTCTCCGTCAGCGTCTCCACCTTCAGCCTGGTGGCCATCGCCATGGAGAGGTACAGCGCCATCTGCACCCCGCTGCAGGCCCGGGCCTGGCAGACACGCTCCCACGCTGCCCGGGTGATCGCCggcacctggctgctggccctgctgctcatGGTGCCCTACGCCGTGTACAGCACCACCAAGCCGCTGTCAGTGCAGCCCGGCCTCCGCCAGTGCCTGCACCGCTGGCCCAGCCCCCGCTTCACGCAGGCCTG GTACATCCTGCTGCTCCTCGTCCTCTTCTTCATCCCCGGCGTGGTGATGGCTGTGGCCTACGGGCTCATCTCTCGCGAGCTGTACCGCAGCATCCGCTTCGAGATGGGCCCCAAGAGCGAAGCCAAAG ctctcagctcccctctctccccagccctgcagcccagcggcGCGGAGGCCCTGGGCGCCGAGGAGGACGACGGCTGCTACGTGCCGGTTGCGCGGCCGGGGCGGGCGCTGGCGCTGAGCGCGCTGGGCCGGGGTGCTGCGGGGGGGCCGCAGCAGGACCGCGCCCGAGTCAATGGCTCgcaggcccagctgctggccaagaAGCGGGTGATCCGCATGCTGGTCGTCATCGTGGCCATGTTCTTCTTCTGCTGGCTGCCCCTCTTCTCCGCCAACACCTGGCGCGCCTTCGCCCCGGCCTCGGCCCAGCAGGCGCTCTCGGGCGCCCCCATCTCCTTCATCCACCTGCTGTCCTACACCTCCGCCTGCGCCAACCCGCTCATCTACTGCTTCATGAACCGCCGCTTCCGGGCCGCCTGCGCCGCCACCTGCGCCCGCTGCTGCGCCCGCTGCCCCCGCCCGCGCCCGCCCCCGCCCGACGGGGACCTGCCCACCGCCAGCGCCTCGCTCTCCCGGGCCAGCTACGCCAccgtcagcagcctggccccctAG